The Helianthus annuus cultivar XRQ/B chromosome 11, HanXRQr2.0-SUNRISE, whole genome shotgun sequence region cCCAATGCTCAAAGAGCCAAATTCATACCAAAATGGTATTTGCCTCGCCCTTGTTGGACAAATCATTGGTTGCTTTGCTGTACGAAAGTATTGACCTGTCACCAATGGTCTGACGTTGTAAATcaaaaaggatgacatcagtatacgcACCTGTTATGATAAATcattgtgcttaccttgatcgcgggggtatgccttggaatgggacacacgggtataatagtataatattaccttaagcatatcatgaagttgaaaaattgaaagttgagcgttaaagtttaagtggacaaacatattggcaatcgcatagaccagtttgattaggctcgtactgaaaagtgttccttaatcttcttgagaacgaattttgatcccattgcaactGTAATTGTATAtttggtagttgtttatattttgagttttttatttgtttttagttcttaaaaattcaaaattcaaaattcaaaaaatacaaaaatagtgtcttgtttttctataaaaccaaaatccaaaaatagagtgtttatttgtttccttaaaactaaaaatataaccgttcttgaagatttgactgatcatcaaaagttgaaagaatttaaattgtgaaatccgagtacaagtacttggatgtacctagtgttcatatggTACTATCCCTGTTGCATAaaaaatgtttgcttatgagtttgtgagcatgtgcagaacttgatttcaatcaagaacaggggttgatgaagactgagatgctgttagttgctgaagaagcatgaagcagcacaacaacaagatgtacctaagtcagaagaaccggatacgaaacaccgtctgacagtgaaagtacatttgaagaagtaccgtgaacctgcttaAAAGACAAAGATTAAAGAAGAAAAGAgttgctgagaatcctcctctcaaattatttttaacaagattttcaagcaaagctggacgtgatcctgatatgaagctaaccacaagagctgaagaaagagacccagtgctgagagttcagaagtcaagaacttccacaacatctgcagcatagaGATAGCCATAGACTTCATTGAAGACGTTGCTAAATTCATGTTATGAAGACAAATTGATGGCAttagtctagggggagattgttaggccctaaagtgtgagactgacgcatcaaattaatacaacgggctatggttaagAACTTGGCCTTACCaggttagtttatattagattttggacctttataggtcacttgggccaagctttaggccatgtgggtcAAGCAGGCCCAaagggagcccatgtagggaattgggcttgagttagtatataaacaagttttcaacttgttttagggtttgaacctCCTTGTTACAAGAAATTCTTGAGAAACAGAGAGTGGGAGGCGATTGTGGTGTAGAATACTTATACCAGACGTTTTGCTTATTCAAGTAATAGAACGTGTGCAAGTATTGAAAGTGATTCGGTATTGTGTTCTTCGTATTTTCAGTTTTTCGTGTTTATTCTTGAgtcacatcaagtttggattccacacaaacttggtgttgtttgatatcattgaaagatccgttcTTCGGGACTTACACTtttctaggattggcgggttactactGTCTTTTCATCTCGAACTTTTCGAAAATCACTGTTCCCCTCACGTTGTTGACtcagaaagagaaaccttttgtttggagtcccgaacaagaggaatccTTTTAAATGCTTAAGGACTTGCTTTGTAATGCTCTCATCCTCGCTCTTCCTGATGGAAgcgatgatttcgtggtatattgcaaTGCATCTAACCGAGGTCTTGATTGTGTCCTCATGCAATGAGACAAGGTTATCACATGTGCTTCGAGGCAGCtaaagatacatgagaagaattacactaCTCATGACCTCgaacttggcgcagttgtttttgcttCAAAGATTTGGCgatatggtacaaaatgtgtggtcttcaccgaccataagagcctacaacatatctttaaccaaaaaaagctaaacatgcgtcaacgtcgttgggtagAATTACTTGATGACTACGACTACAAAATTCGCTATCACCCTGGCAAAGCGAATGCCGAGGCCGACGCACTCAGTCCCAAATCTCATGTTAGCAGCATTTGTTGTTCTCAAATCACTAGCGATCTTCATACTCGCATTCGTGAAGCTCAGTTTTCATCTTTCAATGAAGCAAACATGTATAACGAGATGAAGTGTGGTGCTGAAAACGAACTCATGACGAAAT contains the following coding sequences:
- the LOC110888512 gene encoding uncharacterized protein LOC110888512 produces the protein MRQRRWVELLDDYDYKIRYHPGKANAEADALSPKSHVSSICCSQITSDLHTRIREAQFSSFNEANMYNEMKCGAENELMTKSDGLQYYLNRVWVNRGELRVFIMKEAPKSRYSIHLGADKMYHDLRIFY